One window of the Archaeoglobus neptunius genome contains the following:
- the trxA gene encoding thioredoxin: MRHLSGEEFRKAIEGDKLVVVDFYADWCMPCRYISPILEKLEKEYDGQAEFYKLDVDENQDIAFEYGIASIPTVLFFKNGKVVGGFIGAMPENAVKAEINKALQS; encoded by the coding sequence ATGAGGCATCTTAGTGGTGAGGAGTTCAGAAAGGCAATAGAAGGTGACAAGCTGGTGGTGGTTGACTTCTATGCGGACTGGTGCATGCCCTGCAGGTACATCTCTCCCATCCTGGAAAAACTTGAGAAAGAGTATGACGGGCAGGCAGAGTTCTACAAGCTGGATGTGGACGAGAACCAGGACATCGCATTTGAATATGGCATTGCAAGCATTCCGACAGTTCTGTTCTTCAAGAACGGAAAAGTTGTCGGCGGGTTCATAGGAGCAATGCCCGAGAATGCGGTGAAGGCTGAGATCAACAAGGCCCTTCAATCATGA
- a CDS encoding helix-turn-helix domain-containing protein, protein MKSIKEMISTLNCGNLLECIFGLTAVDMMVYEALLHGRERVEDISREVGRGESAVYKSLQRLLIAGMAYRIKMPLNGGGYYFIYKPAPKEKIAEEVERVVEELCMKIRKTLEEFINDRSTGMSGLWNLQ, encoded by the coding sequence ATGAAGTCCATAAAGGAAATGATTTCCACCCTCAATTGCGGAAATCTGCTTGAATGCATTTTTGGCCTTACCGCCGTGGACATGATGGTTTACGAGGCGTTGCTGCACGGTAGAGAGAGGGTAGAGGATATCAGCAGAGAGGTTGGAAGGGGCGAGAGTGCCGTCTACAAGTCCCTGCAGAGATTGCTCATTGCAGGGATGGCCTACCGTATAAAAATGCCGCTTAACGGCGGCGGTTACTACTTTATTTACAAACCTGCCCCTAAGGAGAAAATTGCCGAGGAAGTGGAGAGAGTGGTTGAAGAACTGTGTATGAAAATTAGAAAAACGCTGGAGGAGTTTATTAATGATCGCAGTACTGGGATGTCAGGGTTGTGGAACCTGCAGTAG
- a CDS encoding OBG GTPase family GTP-binding protein yields the protein MGIEQQIRELEEEIKRTPYNKATEHHIGRLKAKLARLREEAEKQRAKTGRQAAFSLKKEGDATAVLIGYPSVGKSTILNRLTGAKSEVADYDFTTLKPVPGILNYKGAAIQIIDVPGIVEGASKGRGRGKEVISAVRVADLIIIVADVFNLHTIDVVKKELYEGGIRLDQSPPDIVIRKKERGGVRISSTVKQSIDESTIMEILREYRIHSADVVIREEITIERLIDALAGNRVYIPSITVVNKIDLMDVDVDNAIKISAEKGINLDLLKEEIYRKLDFIRIFLKPPGGKADMENPMILRRGATVEDICRKLHRDFIENFRYAKVWGKSVKFHGQRVGLDHVVMDGDTVTIYA from the coding sequence ATGGGCATAGAGCAGCAAATCAGAGAGCTTGAGGAGGAAATAAAGAGGACCCCCTACAACAAAGCAACAGAGCATCACATAGGCAGACTTAAAGCCAAGCTTGCAAGACTGAGAGAGGAAGCTGAGAAGCAGAGAGCAAAAACCGGAAGACAGGCAGCATTTTCCCTGAAAAAGGAAGGAGACGCCACTGCCGTCCTTATCGGCTATCCATCGGTTGGAAAATCCACAATCCTTAACAGGCTTACGGGAGCAAAGAGTGAGGTCGCTGACTACGATTTTACCACCCTCAAACCAGTCCCGGGAATACTGAACTACAAAGGGGCAGCCATACAGATTATAGACGTTCCCGGCATAGTCGAAGGTGCTTCAAAGGGGAGAGGGAGGGGAAAAGAAGTTATCTCTGCAGTCAGGGTTGCAGATCTGATCATAATTGTGGCAGATGTCTTCAACCTCCACACCATAGACGTGGTCAAAAAGGAGCTTTACGAGGGTGGAATCAGGCTCGATCAGAGTCCTCCAGACATTGTGATAAGAAAAAAGGAGAGAGGTGGTGTCAGAATAAGCTCAACTGTAAAACAGAGTATTGACGAAAGTACCATTATGGAGATCCTCAGAGAGTACAGGATTCACAGCGCAGATGTCGTCATCAGAGAGGAAATTACCATTGAAAGGCTGATAGACGCACTTGCTGGAAACAGAGTTTACATACCGTCAATTACAGTGGTTAACAAAATAGACCTGATGGATGTTGATGTCGATAACGCAATAAAAATCTCTGCCGAAAAGGGGATCAATCTCGACCTGCTTAAAGAGGAAATTTACAGAAAACTCGATTTTATAAGGATCTTCCTCAAACCGCCCGGTGGAAAGGCAGACATGGAAAATCCGATGATTTTAAGGAGAGGGGCAACCGTCGAAGACATTTGCAGAAAGCTACACAGGGACTTTATTGAGAATTTCAGATATGCAAAGGTATGGGGCAAATCCGTGAAGTTTCACGGCCAGAGGGTGGGACTCGATCACGTCGTTATGGATGGAGATACTGTAACTATTTATGCTTAG
- a CDS encoding 4Fe-4S binding protein, whose translation MIAVLGCQGCGTCSRVCPTDAIIREGGKVVRIDASKCKECYDCVKACPYGALIVMD comes from the coding sequence ATGATCGCAGTACTGGGATGTCAGGGTTGTGGAACCTGCAGTAGGGTCTGCCCCACTGATGCGATAATCAGAGAGGGGGGAAAGGTTGTCAGAATCGACGCCAGCAAATGCAAGGAATGTTATGACTGCGTGAAAGCATGCCCGTACGGGGCTCTTATAGTCATGGACTGA
- a CDS encoding MJ0307 family thioredoxin — MVMMKLFTSPTCPYCPKAEKVVSKVAKEEGVLAIELPVNTDEGMKEALKYGIRGVPALVINDMYLIVGVPDEGELRSLIRKLKGGDLNEAS; from the coding sequence ATGGTCATGATGAAGCTGTTCACGTCTCCAACCTGTCCGTACTGTCCAAAGGCGGAAAAGGTTGTGAGCAAGGTAGCGAAGGAGGAAGGAGTGCTGGCAATAGAGCTTCCCGTCAATACTGACGAGGGTATGAAGGAGGCTCTCAAATATGGTATTCGAGGGGTTCCCGCCCTGGTTATAAACGATATGTATCTGATAGTCGGTGTGCCTGATGAAGGTGAGCTGAGAAGTTTGATAAGAAAACTGAAAGGAGGTGATTTGAATGAGGCATCTTAG